One stretch of Tepidibacter hydrothermalis DNA includes these proteins:
- a CDS encoding DMT family transporter: MKEVLEKESRLDNYLMIIATVFWSGAFIAGKFSVAEFPVFSLTFFRFFFAVIATFAIMIKKGENYRIEKADIFLFVQLGIIGMVGYHVFFFLALKYTTAVNSSLIAATNPIITTVLAFVFFKENIKLKNIISILVSFLGVILIITNGNLKLLANFKFNIGDLLMIIAVVCWATYAVISKKALKKYKPMVVTSYSFLICVISMIPFVIMEKPWVYIPNTSIKGWISVLYMSIFASVIGYSIQQVSIKKIGASKTSLYVNLVPVFSMILAYFILGESISIIKLVSAMLIITGVLLNTGVKIRKVEKENEQKN; this comes from the coding sequence GTGAAAGAGGTTTTAGAAAAGGAAAGTAGGCTAGATAACTACCTTATGATAATAGCAACTGTATTTTGGTCAGGTGCATTTATCGCAGGTAAATTTTCTGTAGCTGAGTTTCCCGTGTTTTCATTGACATTCTTTAGATTTTTCTTTGCAGTTATTGCAACATTCGCAATTATGATTAAAAAAGGTGAGAATTATAGGATTGAAAAGGCGGATATATTTTTATTTGTACAATTAGGTATAATAGGTATGGTTGGATACCATGTATTTTTCTTTTTAGCACTTAAATATACTACTGCTGTAAATTCTTCGTTAATAGCAGCTACAAATCCTATAATAACTACAGTTCTAGCATTTGTGTTTTTTAAAGAAAATATAAAACTAAAGAATATAATATCTATATTAGTATCATTTTTAGGAGTAATTCTTATAATAACAAATGGAAATTTAAAATTATTAGCCAATTTTAAGTTCAATATAGGTGATTTATTGATGATAATTGCGGTTGTGTGTTGGGCTACATATGCAGTAATATCTAAAAAAGCACTTAAAAAATATAAGCCGATGGTAGTTACAAGTTATAGTTTTTTGATATGTGTAATATCTATGATTCCATTTGTTATAATGGAAAAACCGTGGGTTTATATTCCGAATACTAGTATAAAAGGATGGATTTCAGTTCTTTATATGTCTATATTTGCATCTGTAATAGGATATTCAATTCAGCAAGTATCTATAAAAAAAATAGGTGCTAGCAAAACATCTTTATATGTAAATTTAGTACCAGTATTTTCTATGATACTAGCATACTTCATATTGGGAGAGAGCATAAGCATTATAAAATTAGTATCAGCTATGCTTATAATAACAGGAGTATTGTTAAATACAGGAGTTAAAATAAGAAAAGTTGAAAAAGAAAATGAACAAAAAAACTGA
- a CDS encoding putative manganese-dependent inorganic diphosphatase, whose product MSTLIFGHKNPDTDSVTSAIAFSHLKNKLGFNTKPCVLGEIRKEAEFVLNYFKLPHPTFIKDVKTQVKDLNFDKIPGVNPNSSILSAYETMEKSNLKTLPIVDDNNKLLGIITMKDIAMNLVNGNIDRLNTTLSNIASDLNGDILVKCNDIVNGKLSIIAFYYKTIQGTLSDKDIIIVGDRYDVIEHAIESKVQLIILTGDNEIPEKYLSLAKENNVSIVRVPNDTYSASKLIHQCNFVSSIMNSDIVKFKECDYSDDVKEDILNTHYRHYPVIDSNNSFLGFLGRAHLLNPKKKQVILVDHNEEAQSVDGLSQANLLEIIDHHKIGGISTAAPINFRNMTVGSTCTIVYTMFRENNIEIPFEIAGVLISGILSDTLLFRSPTTTDVDKAAVENLNKILNLDIEKYAMEMFKAGTSLDGFSIKEIVNMDFKEFNLEGLKTGIGQVFTLDIDSILNKKDEFLDYINGTDYDLCVLAITDIIKEGSYLIYKSKDELISKSFNVEASQGIFVDGVVSRKKQLVPNLTEALKSSK is encoded by the coding sequence ATGTCAACTTTAATATTTGGTCATAAAAACCCAGATACTGACTCAGTTACTTCGGCCATAGCATTTTCTCATCTTAAAAATAAATTAGGTTTTAATACAAAACCGTGTGTTCTAGGAGAGATAAGAAAAGAGGCTGAATTCGTTCTTAACTACTTCAAGTTACCTCATCCTACTTTTATAAAAGATGTTAAAACTCAGGTTAAGGATTTAAATTTCGATAAAATACCAGGGGTAAATCCTAATTCTTCAATTTTATCAGCTTATGAAACTATGGAAAAGTCAAATTTAAAAACGCTTCCTATAGTTGATGATAACAATAAATTACTTGGAATAATCACTATGAAAGATATAGCTATGAATCTTGTAAACGGAAATATAGATCGTCTAAATACAACTCTTTCAAACATAGCGTCTGATTTAAATGGTGATATTCTTGTAAAATGTAACGATATCGTAAATGGAAAATTATCTATAATAGCTTTCTATTATAAAACTATACAAGGTACTCTATCTGATAAAGATATAATAATAGTTGGAGATAGATACGATGTTATAGAACATGCTATTGAATCTAAGGTTCAATTAATAATATTAACTGGCGACAATGAAATACCTGAAAAGTACTTAAGCTTAGCTAAAGAAAATAATGTATCTATAGTAAGAGTTCCAAATGATACTTACTCGGCTTCTAAATTAATACACCAATGTAATTTTGTATCATCTATAATGAACTCTGATATAGTTAAATTTAAGGAATGTGATTATTCAGATGATGTAAAAGAAGATATCTTAAATACTCATTATAGACATTATCCAGTTATTGATTCTAACAACTCATTCCTAGGATTCTTAGGAAGAGCTCATCTTTTAAATCCTAAGAAAAAGCAGGTTATATTAGTTGATCATAACGAAGAAGCTCAAAGCGTTGACGGTTTATCTCAAGCTAATCTTCTTGAAATTATAGATCATCATAAAATAGGAGGAATATCTACAGCTGCTCCTATTAATTTTAGAAATATGACTGTTGGAAGCACATGTACTATAGTTTATACTATGTTCAGAGAAAACAATATAGAAATACCATTTGAAATTGCAGGAGTTCTTATATCTGGTATACTATCAGATACTCTTTTATTCAGATCACCTACAACTACTGATGTAGATAAGGCTGCAGTTGAGAATCTTAATAAAATTTTAAATCTAGATATAGAAAAATATGCTATGGAAATGTTCAAAGCTGGTACTTCTCTTGATGGATTCTCAATAAAGGAAATAGTTAATATGGACTTTAAAGAGTTTAATCTTGAAGGATTAAAGACAGGTATAGGACAAGTGTTCACTTTAGATATAGATTCTATATTAAACAAAAAAGATGAATTCTTAGATTATATAAATGGTACAGATTACGATTTATGTGTTTTAGCTATTACAGATATAATAAAAGAAGGATCTTATTTAATATACAAGAGTAAAGATGAATTAATCTCTAAATCATTTAATGTAGAAGCTTCTCAAGGTATATTTGTAGACGGAGTTGTTTCTAGAAAGAAACAATTAGTACCTAATTTAACTGAAGCTCTAAAATCTTCTAAATAG
- a CDS encoding M3 family oligoendopeptidase, translating into MDLFWSLDDIYKSFDSDEFKSDLDKFYKYIEDINKWSEENLTSYDKCKEKIEYIIVNYNDFFDLFMKLISYAQLTLSVDAKNKQALSFVEKLEKDVTQITSSKVKFEKYIGEIKDIETFINSSDLINEYSFYIKEIKDNYKYLLTDKEEMSIAKMKNTGSDSWTKLQELLTSTLLVDIEVENENKKLPLSVVRSMAYDKNENIRKNAYDAEIRSYKKIEESSAAALNSIKGEAITLCNLRGYDSVLQKTIIDSRLNENILNTLMDAIKESLPMFRKFYNKKAQILGHDKLPFYDLFASVGEFDKQYSYEEAREYIVGNFKTFSDELAQFADNAFENDWIDAKPREGKRGGAFCENIHAIKQSRILSNFTGNFNDVVTLAHELGHAYHDYCLKDEKYLNSTYPMPIAETASIFCETIVKKAAMKELEEDELITILENDISDNAQVIVDIYSRFLFESEMIKKREEGSLSVEELKQIMIEAQKNSYGDGLDQDYLHPYMWTCKPHYYYADENFYNFPYAFGLLFSKGLYNMYLKEKESFVDKYNELLSVTGRKNIKEIGEFIGIDLEDIEFWRGSLKVIEEDINKFMKI; encoded by the coding sequence ATGGATTTATTTTGGAGTTTAGATGATATATACAAGTCATTTGATAGTGATGAATTTAAGAGTGATTTAGATAAATTTTATAAATATATAGAAGATATAAATAAATGGAGTGAGGAGAATTTAACTTCTTACGACAAGTGTAAAGAAAAAATCGAGTATATAATAGTTAACTACAATGATTTTTTTGATTTGTTTATGAAATTAATATCGTATGCTCAACTTACACTAAGTGTAGATGCTAAGAATAAACAGGCTCTGAGTTTTGTTGAGAAACTTGAAAAAGATGTAACTCAAATAACTAGTTCAAAAGTTAAGTTTGAGAAATATATAGGAGAAATAAAGGATATAGAAACTTTTATAAATTCGTCGGATTTAATAAATGAATATAGTTTTTATATTAAAGAAATAAAAGATAACTATAAGTATTTGCTTACGGATAAAGAAGAAATGAGTATAGCTAAGATGAAAAATACAGGATCTGATTCTTGGACTAAACTTCAGGAACTGTTAACGTCTACTTTATTGGTAGATATAGAGGTTGAAAATGAAAACAAGAAATTACCACTTTCTGTTGTAAGAAGTATGGCTTATGATAAAAATGAAAATATTAGAAAAAATGCTTATGATGCCGAAATTAGATCTTATAAAAAAATAGAAGAATCATCTGCAGCGGCTCTTAATAGTATAAAGGGAGAGGCTATAACATTATGCAATTTAAGAGGATATGATAGTGTTTTACAAAAAACAATAATAGATTCTAGATTGAATGAAAACATACTGAATACTTTAATGGATGCGATAAAAGAAAGTCTACCTATGTTTAGAAAATTTTATAATAAAAAAGCTCAGATACTTGGACACGATAAACTTCCATTTTATGACTTGTTTGCATCAGTAGGTGAATTTGATAAACAATACAGTTATGAAGAAGCAAGAGAATATATAGTTGGCAATTTTAAGACTTTTAGTGATGAGCTAGCTCAATTTGCAGATAATGCATTTGAAAATGATTGGATAGATGCAAAGCCTAGAGAGGGAAAAAGAGGTGGAGCATTTTGTGAGAATATACATGCTATAAAGCAAAGTAGAATTTTATCAAATTTTACAGGCAACTTTAATGATGTAGTAACACTTGCTCATGAGCTTGGTCATGCATATCATGATTATTGTCTTAAGGATGAAAAATATCTTAATAGCACATATCCTATGCCTATAGCTGAGACGGCATCAATATTCTGTGAGACTATAGTCAAAAAAGCAGCTATGAAGGAATTAGAAGAAGATGAACTTATAACTATACTAGAAAATGATATATCAGATAATGCTCAAGTAATAGTAGATATATACAGCAGATTTTTATTTGAAAGTGAAATGATTAAAAAAAGAGAGGAAGGATCTTTATCTGTTGAAGAATTAAAACAAATTATGATAGAAGCACAGAAAAATTCGTATGGAGATGGCTTAGATCAAGATTATCTTCATCCATATATGTGGACATGTAAACCACATTACTATTATGCAGATGAAAACTTTTACAATTTTCCTTATGCATTTGGTCTTTTATTTTCAAAGGGGCTTTATAATATGTATTTAAAAGAAAAAGAGAGTTTTGTAGATAAATACAATGAACTTTTATCTGTAACAGGCAGAAAAAATATAAAAGAAATAGGTGAGTTTATTGGAATCGATCTTGAAGATATAGAATTTTGGAGAGGCTCTCTTAAGGTTATAGAAGAAGATATAAATAAGTTTATGAAAATATGA
- a CDS encoding peptidylprolyl isomerase, producing the protein MQNNPIVTIEMENGDIIKAELYPHIAPNTVNNFISLIKKGHYDGVIFHRVIPGFMIQGGCPDGTGMGGPGYSIKGEFSQNGHTNNLKHERGVLSMARTSAPNSAGSQFFIMVARSPHLDNQYASFGRVTEGMEAVDKIVAADTDYSDKPYEDQKMKKVTVDTFGVEYPEVEKM; encoded by the coding sequence ATGCAAAATAATCCAATAGTTACAATTGAAATGGAAAATGGAGATATAATTAAGGCTGAACTTTATCCTCATATAGCTCCTAATACTGTTAACAACTTTATATCTTTAATTAAAAAAGGTCACTATGATGGAGTTATATTCCATAGAGTAATACCTGGATTTATGATTCAAGGAGGATGCCCAGATGGAACAGGAATGGGTGGACCAGGATATTCTATAAAAGGAGAATTCTCTCAAAATGGACATACGAATAATTTAAAGCATGAAAGAGGAGTTCTTTCTATGGCTAGAACTTCAGCTCCTAACTCAGCTGGATCTCAATTCTTTATAATGGTAGCAAGATCACCGCATCTTGATAACCAATATGCTTCTTTCGGAAGAGTTACTGAGGGAATGGAAGCAGTTGATAAAATAGTTGCAGCAGATACAGATTATTCTGATAAGCCTTATGAAGATCAAAAAATGAAAAAAGTTACAGTTGATACATTTGGAGTTGAATATCCAGAAGTAGAAAAAATGTAA
- a CDS encoding DUF4230 domain-containing protein, with amino-acid sequence MIDKNDKNKILMILLSIFIVFTILTSGNILKLNKEKDSTTIFSKISQIQELSVNKYYYTNVVSFKQNKKIKDLEIPFTQKSFLIKYDGIIRTGIDLNDVKIIENKNNKIKLKIKKAQILDHTIDEKSMYVYDEKTSLFNKLQIKDVFTEISKEKKSIEEKMIKEGFLEQSNKNTQKLLENILTGLGYENIEIIY; translated from the coding sequence TTGATAGATAAAAATGATAAAAATAAAATTTTGATGATTCTTTTGAGTATATTTATAGTATTTACAATTTTAACAAGTGGAAACATATTAAAACTTAATAAAGAAAAAGATTCTACTACTATATTCTCGAAAATATCTCAAATACAAGAACTGTCTGTTAATAAATATTATTATACAAATGTAGTATCTTTTAAACAGAATAAAAAGATAAAAGATTTAGAAATTCCTTTTACTCAAAAATCATTTTTAATAAAATACGATGGAATAATAAGAACTGGAATAGATTTAAATGATGTTAAGATAATTGAAAATAAAAATAATAAGATAAAATTAAAAATAAAAAAAGCTCAAATACTAGATCATACAATAGATGAAAAAAGTATGTATGTATATGATGAAAAAACTTCTTTATTCAATAAACTTCAAATAAAGGATGTATTCACAGAAATAAGTAAAGAAAAAAAGAGTATAGAAGAAAAAATGATAAAAGAAGGTTTTTTAGAACAATCAAATAAGAATACACAAAAATTATTAGAAAATATATTAACAGGACTTGGATATGAGAATATAGAAATAATTTATTAG